From the Equus przewalskii isolate Varuska chromosome 19, EquPr2, whole genome shotgun sequence genome, one window contains:
- the LOC139077370 gene encoding uncharacterized protein, which yields MIRPQSSMSKHSPQFCGVLGHTFMEFLKGSGDYCQAQHDLYADK from the exons ATGATTAGGCCACAATCTTCAATGAGTAAACATAGCCCT CAGTTCTGTGGTGTTCTTGGTCACACATTTATGGAGTTTCTGAAGGGCAGTGGAGATTACTGCCAGGCACAGCACGACCTGTATGCAGACAAGTGA